One Desulfobaccales bacterium DNA segment encodes these proteins:
- the cobO gene encoding cob(I)yrinic acid a,c-diamide adenosyltransferase has translation MSPERLSQGLIQVYTGDGKGKTTCALGLAFRAVGQGFKVAMLQFMKGRETGESRAAARLAPELTLRFFGRPGLVNLKSPAKDDLERVRQAWEAACQVLAAGEHDLVILDEINLALAHGLIPLEEALTVLRQRPPWVEVVLTGRRAPQELLALADLITEMVPVKHYYQAGVRARRGIEW, from the coding sequence ATGAGTCCAGAGCGCTTATCCCAGGGCTTGATCCAGGTTTACACCGGCGACGGCAAAGGCAAGACCACCTGCGCCCTGGGGTTGGCCTTTAGGGCCGTGGGCCAGGGTTTCAAGGTCGCCATGCTGCAGTTCATGAAGGGCCGGGAGACCGGCGAAAGCAGGGCTGCAGCGCGGCTGGCTCCGGAGCTGACCCTGCGCTTCTTTGGACGGCCGGGGCTAGTAAACCTGAAGTCCCCGGCCAAAGATGACCTGGAACGGGTCCGGCAGGCCTGGGAAGCGGCGTGCCAGGTGCTCGCGGCGGGGGAGCACGACCTGGTGATCTTAGATGAGATCAACCTGGCCCTGGCCCACGGTCTCATCCCCCTGGAAGAAGCCCTCACGGTCCTGCGCCAGCGGCCGCCCTGGGTGGAGGTCGTCCTCACCGGCCGACGGGCTCCTCAGGAACTGCTAGCCCTGGCTGATCTGATCACGGAGATGGTCCCGGTAAAGCACTATTACCAGGCCGGCGTGCGGGCCCGCCGCGGAATTGAATGGTGA
- a CDS encoding PAS domain S-box protein, translating to MDDGGKTRKELLLEVERLQSRLTAAERDNQIVMAHLRDEYRLAETEWRRRIETLEAKLAESSSETHPPLSCPPGESDLQGRERQRLLDLAQNQAEELQVANEELTVQAEELRISNEELSAQAEILEQQKVELEHLARELETERALLMSVLEQMPASVLIVAAPNGPLWLSNHLANQIWDASLQDLPDLETFWQIPRHHPDGRVYRKEEMPLWRSLHLGEVVLNEEFSLRHKGRSPIHLNVNSAPVRDDQGCIVAAVVTHFDITARKSAEEALKESEARFRGLFECMTEGVALHEVIYDDQDKAVDYRVLATNPAFAVHTGLQPDQIHGKLASLAYGVGEAPFLETYARVAQTGEPATFEVFFPPLQRHFSISATSPKPGQFVTVFEDISARKSMEAALQESREDLNRAQAVAHTGSWRLDVKCEELSWSDETYRMFGISPGTPLTYEAFLAAVHPEDRQYVDRNWTAALGGEPYDIEHRIVVDDTVKWVREKAELEVDPQGRLLGGFGTVQDITERKQAEEALKRSHDELEQRVKGRTAELRDTVAQLIEEVQERQRAEESLHKQAQLLELAQEAIIVRDLDSRVVFWNRGAEEAYGWPREQAAGQVTHTLLKTRFPSSREEVDQDLFQTGRWDGELVHIRADGEEIVVASRMVVQRNDEGVPVAILEVDRDVTARRRAEEALQNERQRLLSVLERIPAHVALLRPDRGFAYVNGEFIRRFGEPGSKRCYEVAGQQNPCEECQAVAVFQTGQPVVWEWPGPDGNTYQIYDYPFIDMDGSPLVLEMGVDITVRKRTEEQVASLGRMYRMLSKANEAIVRVTGKEELFRRICRLMMEEGDFRLAWIGLIDLDTRLVKAATKYDLSDEYVQSIAIPVDDVPEGRGPTGIAAREGRYDVCNDIATDPRMAPWREQALARGFQSSAAFPLKVGSEVVGVLSVYADRPGFFTADEIALLESLADDLSFALEFLAQDAQRRLVEEILRESEERLRYLASQLLQAQEKERRYLALELHDDLGQSLMVLKMQLRAIEKMVPPEQWRTKEECAHSLDYLNGVIDNVRRLARNLRPSVLDDLGLVAGLRVLGEEFCKYHEIELSLKMDDIEGLFSRDEEVNLYRIFQETLTNIAKHSQARQVSIVIRRSPDGVSFQVTDDGVGFDLDQILVRDAAKKGLGLAALEERVHILGGALTIKAQKHRGTEIFFTVPSMEKRPTD from the coding sequence ATGGACGACGGTGGTAAGACCAGAAAGGAACTGCTTCTCGAAGTTGAGAGGCTGCAGTCGCGGCTGACCGCGGCCGAGCGGGATAATCAGATTGTGATGGCACATCTCAGGGACGAGTACCGGTTGGCCGAAACCGAGTGGCGTCGGCGGATAGAGACCCTGGAGGCGAAACTGGCCGAGTCTTCTTCTGAGACGCACCCGCCACTCTCCTGTCCCCCTGGGGAAAGTGACCTTCAGGGTCGCGAGCGGCAGCGTTTGCTTGACCTGGCCCAGAACCAGGCGGAAGAATTGCAGGTTGCTAATGAAGAACTGACCGTCCAGGCCGAAGAACTGCGCATCTCGAACGAAGAATTGTCGGCCCAGGCCGAAATCCTGGAACAACAGAAGGTCGAACTTGAGCACCTGGCCCGGGAGTTGGAAACCGAGCGGGCGCTCCTCATGTCCGTATTGGAACAGATGCCGGCCAGCGTGCTTATTGTCGCCGCTCCGAATGGTCCCCTGTGGTTGAGCAACCACCTGGCGAACCAGATCTGGGATGCATCCTTACAGGATCTACCCGACCTCGAGACCTTCTGGCAGATTCCCCGGCACCATCCCGATGGCCGGGTTTACCGGAAAGAAGAGATGCCTCTGTGGCGGTCCCTGCACCTGGGCGAAGTGGTGTTGAATGAAGAGTTCAGTCTCCGGCACAAAGGCCGCTCCCCCATTCATCTCAACGTTAACTCCGCCCCGGTCCGGGACGACCAGGGCTGCATCGTGGCCGCGGTGGTCACCCACTTCGACATTACCGCCAGGAAGAGCGCCGAAGAGGCCCTTAAGGAGAGCGAGGCCAGGTTCCGGGGTTTATTCGAATGTATGACCGAGGGAGTGGCGCTGCACGAGGTCATTTACGATGACCAGGACAAGGCGGTGGACTACCGCGTCCTCGCCACCAATCCTGCCTTCGCAGTGCACACCGGCCTGCAACCGGACCAGATTCATGGAAAGTTAGCCAGCCTTGCGTATGGCGTAGGCGAGGCCCCCTTTCTGGAAACCTATGCACGGGTGGCGCAAACCGGGGAACCTGCTACTTTCGAGGTCTTTTTCCCGCCGCTGCAACGGCACTTCTCTATTTCCGCCACTTCCCCCAAGCCTGGGCAATTTGTCACCGTTTTCGAAGACATCAGCGCACGCAAAAGCATGGAGGCGGCCCTGCAAGAGAGCCGGGAGGATCTGAACCGGGCGCAGGCTGTGGCCCATACCGGCAGTTGGCGGCTGGATGTGAAGTGCGAAGAGTTGTCCTGGTCCGACGAGACCTACCGAATGTTTGGAATTTCCCCGGGAACGCCGCTGACTTATGAGGCGTTTCTCGCGGCCGTACATCCCGAGGATAGGCAGTACGTTGACCGGAACTGGACCGCGGCCCTCGGTGGTGAGCCCTACGACATCGAGCATCGCATCGTCGTGGATGACACCGTGAAGTGGGTGCGGGAGAAGGCCGAACTGGAGGTCGATCCGCAAGGCCGGTTGCTCGGCGGTTTTGGCACGGTTCAGGATATCACTGAACGCAAGCAGGCGGAAGAGGCCCTGAAGCGGTCCCACGACGAACTGGAGCAGCGCGTCAAAGGGCGCACCGCGGAACTGCGGGATACGGTAGCCCAACTGATCGAGGAAGTGCAGGAGCGTCAGCGGGCCGAAGAGTCCCTGCACAAGCAGGCCCAACTCCTGGAACTGGCCCAGGAAGCCATCATCGTCCGGGACCTGGATTCCCGGGTGGTCTTCTGGAACCGGGGGGCGGAAGAAGCCTACGGCTGGCCTAGGGAGCAGGCCGCGGGCCAGGTTACTCATACCCTGCTAAAGACCCGATTCCCCTCCTCCCGGGAAGAAGTTGACCAGGACCTGTTCCAGACGGGGCGATGGGATGGGGAATTGGTGCACATTAGGGCCGATGGCGAGGAAATCGTGGTAGCCAGCCGCATGGTGGTGCAACGGAACGACGAGGGCGTCCCGGTGGCGATTCTGGAGGTCGACCGGGATGTCACGGCCCGGCGGCGGGCGGAAGAAGCCTTGCAGAACGAACGCCAGCGCCTCTTATCCGTGCTGGAGCGCATCCCCGCACACGTGGCTTTGCTGCGCCCGGATCGTGGCTTTGCCTATGTCAACGGCGAATTTATCCGGCGTTTTGGGGAACCGGGATCAAAACGTTGTTATGAGGTTGCGGGGCAGCAAAATCCTTGCGAAGAATGCCAGGCCGTGGCGGTTTTTCAAACCGGACAGCCGGTGGTCTGGGAATGGCCCGGCCCGGATGGTAACACCTACCAGATCTATGATTATCCCTTTATCGATATGGACGGTTCGCCCCTTGTGCTGGAAATGGGTGTGGATATCACGGTGCGCAAACGGACCGAAGAACAGGTGGCCAGCCTCGGCCGTATGTACCGGATGTTGAGCAAAGCCAACGAAGCTATCGTGCGGGTCACCGGCAAAGAAGAGCTTTTCCGGCGGATATGTCGCCTGATGATGGAAGAGGGCGACTTCCGGCTGGCCTGGATCGGCCTGATAGACCTGGATACGCGTTTAGTCAAGGCTGCGACCAAGTATGACTTGTCTGACGAATACGTTCAAAGTATCGCGATTCCTGTTGATGATGTCCCGGAGGGCCGCGGCCCCACCGGCATCGCCGCCCGGGAAGGGAGGTATGACGTCTGTAATGACATCGCCACCGACCCCCGCATGGCCCCCTGGCGGGAGCAGGCGTTAGCCCGAGGGTTTCAGTCCTCGGCGGCTTTTCCGTTAAAGGTGGGATCAGAAGTGGTGGGAGTTCTGTCGGTTTACGCCGACAGGCCGGGGTTTTTCACGGCTGACGAAATCGCCCTGTTGGAGTCGCTGGCTGACGACCTCTCCTTTGCCCTGGAGTTCCTGGCCCAGGACGCCCAGCGCCGCCTGGTGGAAGAGATCCTGCGGGAATCGGAAGAACGGCTGCGCTACCTGGCGTCCCAGCTCTTGCAGGCCCAGGAGAAGGAGCGCCGCTATCTGGCCCTGGAACTGCATGATGATCTGGGGCAGTCTCTCATGGTCTTGAAGATGCAGCTCAGGGCCATCGAGAAGATGGTCCCCCCGGAGCAGTGGCGGACTAAGGAGGAATGCGCCCATAGCCTAGACTATCTGAACGGGGTCATTGACAATGTCCGCCGTCTCGCCCGGAACCTGCGCCCGTCGGTGTTGGACGATCTGGGCCTGGTGGCGGGGCTGCGGGTCCTGGGGGAGGAGTTCTGCAAGTACCATGAGATTGAACTGTCACTTAAGATGGATGACATCGAAGGCCTGTTCTCCCGGGATGAAGAGGTCAACCTTTACCGGATTTTCCAGGAAACCCTCACCAATATAGCCAAACACTCCCAGGCCAGGCAGGTCAGTATTGTCATCAGACGCTCACCCGATGGGGTGTCGTTTCAGGTGACCGACGACGGCGTGGGGTTCGATCTGGACCAGATTTTGGTCCGGGACGCAGCCAAGAAGGGGTTGGGCCTGGCCGCCCTGGAAGAGCGGGTGCACATACTGGGAGGCGCACTGACGATCAAGGCTCAGAAGCATCGGGGCACCGAAATTTTCTTTACGGTGCCGTCCATGGAGAAACGACCAACCGATTAG
- a CDS encoding NUDIX domain-containing protein has product MSKHSAGLLLYRWRSGGLEVLLVHPGGPFWAGKDDGAWSIPKGEFNPPEDPLAAAYREFNEETSCLAAGGVIRLTSLKQPSGKLIQAWALKGDCDAEAIHSNTFTLEWPPRSGHLQEFPEVDRAAWFSLEVARKKIIKGQAGFLEELGYLVQDSRP; this is encoded by the coding sequence ATGTCCAAACACAGCGCCGGATTACTTCTGTACCGCTGGCGTTCGGGTGGCTTGGAGGTCTTGCTGGTGCATCCCGGCGGGCCGTTTTGGGCGGGAAAAGATGACGGGGCCTGGTCCATCCCCAAAGGCGAATTCAACCCGCCCGAGGACCCCCTGGCTGCGGCTTATCGTGAGTTTAACGAGGAGACGAGTTGTTTGGCGGCTGGCGGGGTCATCCGGCTAACCTCCTTGAAGCAGCCCAGCGGCAAGCTTATTCAGGCCTGGGCCCTGAAGGGCGACTGCGACGCCGAGGCCATCCACAGCAATACGTTTACCCTGGAGTGGCCGCCCCGCTCCGGCCACCTCCAAGAATTCCCGGAAGTGGATCGGGCCGCCTGGTTTTCCCTCGAAGTTGCCCGGAAGAAGATTATTAAGGGTCAAGCGGGGTTTCTGGAGGAACTCGGGTACCTAGTGCAGGACTCGCGCCCCTGA